The Plutella xylostella chromosome 30, ilPluXylo3.1, whole genome shotgun sequence genome contains a region encoding:
- the LOC105391102 gene encoding uncharacterized protein LOC105391102, which produces MLYFYDNLHSLRFVFLLYTAAVTVASHLIVTEKGLGPVTENSAGLQLYVLLNNTSDVDDYDVEFVPESCCLSGNNEVNCQVIDAFGLSEHIPSGTAKKLTLVAPLINLYNRKGNCSAMIESKSQGETIGIRRVVINFDTNDKFLMDGDFDEAIQCANDDEDPLNDCEMVDCDVYYNGMKSFPNREVRQCKEVPACIPSQESDTPNVVYDPVSNDCHSATLVSEDDLDFLTFMYNSGFTPIEAPTAIPTEDDVDINSVIYYNMKDNNVRSTKIYRHAVTESPFRTYLEQLKKVNLTSILSLFRSNKRKKVKDDDGDDDSYDDDEKKVKNKDSDDDDDKKVKNKDSDDDDGKKVQNKDSDDDDDKKVKNDEKDNDGENEEEEEKKVKRRSRIRCIIMILVTIVIIQCGFICFLTSSLTKEGQNMEGEDNCYTQQHVTVNTPLITPSNGDSETTDYKYNSESSNVNHKIQSYKAIQKELNKPYSVKKSLSDDILSKCLNRRNWNQHKFNAEVIAETSFDDAKSKFEEKCINYIGTPDKLKESSKPQDQIEQDNEITLTNASEKPHVTCNRCKLKNDGETSLKKGLYSEEVIKCYNYSNTSVQACLTESENTLPLSLNPKTEESISEKATQAYFSNDSIDEYLSGKGLVLACDASNISKLSLTESSSMLTTSKTSKSRMRSVISSMFRRKVKTGPSSEPGTQKSKERLNLELLHMSQNSLFSSSINDSMREIQTISDCRTSM; this is translated from the coding sequence ATGCTTTATTTTTACGACAATTTACATAGTTTAAGATTTGTATTCCTTTTATACACGGCTGCGGTTACCGTTGCTAGCCATCTAATAGTTACTGAAAAAGGTTTGGGTCCTGTAACTGAAAATTCTGCTGGCCTTCAGCTATATGTTTTACTGAATAACACTTCGGATGTTGATGATTATGATGTGGAATTCGTCCCGGAGAGCTGTTGTTTAAGTGGCAATAACGAAGTCAACTGCCAAGTTATAGATGCTTTCGGATTAAGTGAGCACATTCCAAGTGGAACAGCAAAAAAACTCACGTTAGTCGCGCCACTAATCAATCTGTACAATCGTAAAGGAAATTGCAGTGCGATGATAGAATCTAAAAGCCAAGGTGAGACTATTGGTATTAGACGTGTGGTAATAAACTTTGATACGAACGATAAGTTTTTAATGGATGGTGATTTTGATGAAGCTATTCAATGTgctaatgatgatgaggaCCCTTTAAATGATTGCGAGATGGTCGATTGTGATGTTTACTATAATGGCATGAAATCTTTTCCTAATAGAGAAGTGAGACAGTGTAAAGAAGTACCCGCTTGCATTCCAAGTCAAGAATCAGATACGCCAAACGTAGTTTACGATCCTGTATCAAACGATTGCCATAGTGCTACACTTGTATCGGAGGACGATTTAGATTTCCTAACGTTTATGTACAATTCTGGATTCACTCCTATCGAAGCTCCTACTGCAATTCCCACTGAGGATGATGTGGATATCAACAGCGTGATTTACTATAACATGAAAGATAATAATGTACGCTCGACAAAGATCTATCGGCACGCTGTAACAGAATCACCATTTAGAACTTACTTGGAACAGTTAAAGAAAGTGAACCTTACATCTATTTTATCCTTGTTTCGTTCCAACAAACGCAAAAAAGTTAAAGAcgatgatggtgatgatgatagttaCGATGACGATGAGAAAaaggttaaaaataaagatagtgatgatgacgatgataaaaaggttaaaaataaagatagtgatgatgacgatggtAAAAAGGTTCAAAATAAAGATagtgacgatgatgatgataaaaaggTTAAAAATGATGAAAAAGATAATGATGGAGaaaatgaagaagaagaagaaaaaaaagtaaaacgTCGGTCACGAATACGCTGTATAATAATGATACTAGTAACTATAGTGATTATCCAATGCGGCTTTATATGTTTTCTTACGAGTTCTTTGACTAAGGaagggcaaaatatggaagGGGAGGATAATTGTTACACACAACAACACGTAACAGTTAATACCCCTTTAATAACTCCTAGCAACGGAGATTCAGAAACAActgattataaatataacagcGAATCATCGAATGTAAACCATAAAATTCAATCGTACAAGGCGATACAAAAAGAATTAAACAAGCCATATTCAGTGAAAAAGAGTCTATCAGACGACATTCTATCTAAATGCCTCAACAGACGAAATTGGAATCAACATAAATTCAATGCAGAAGTGATTGCTGAAACTAGCTTTGACGATGCTAAAAGCAAATTTGAAGAgaaatgtataaattatatcggAACACCCGATAAGCTAAAAGAATCTTCAAAACCACAAGACCAAATAGAACAAGATAATgaaataacattaacaaatgCTAGCGAGAAACCACACGTTACATGCAATAGATGTAAACTCAAAAACGATGGTGAAACGAGTTTAAAAAAAGGTTTATACTCAGAAGAAGTCATCAAATGTTACAATTACAGCAATACCAGTGTGCAAGCTTGCTTAACGGAATCAGAAAACACCTTACCTCTCTCTTTAAATCCGAAAACAGAAGAATCCATATCAGAAAAAGCAACCCAAGCTTACTTCTCAAACGATTCAATAGACGAATACTTATCTGGAAAAGGTTTGGTTCTAGCGTGTGATGCAAGCAACATATCCAAATTATCTTTGACTGAATCTTCTTCAATGCTGACGACTAGCAAAACGTCGAAGAGCAGAATGCGAAGTGTAATATCTTCCATGTTTAGAAGAAAAGTTAAAACAGGTCCATCTTCGGAACCGGGCACTCAAAAATCCAAGGAAAGATTGAATCTGGAACTGCTACACATGTCCCAGAATTCTTTGTTTTCTTCCAGCATCAATGACAGTATGCGGGAAATACAAACCATCAGCGATTGCAGAACTTCAATGTGA